ATGAGCAGCCGCAGTTTGGTTTGATTGATTGCAGTAAGGGCAAAGCCGACTCTAAAGCATCCCCAATGCTTGCCTTTCACATAAACAGGTGTTGATATATCCCATGTCATTTCCCCGGTATCACGGGGGTATTCCTGCAAGAATCCCTCTTGTGTATTTTTTTGTGCCCGAATACCGATTTCGTCTTTAAATATCCGTTTGGTTCTATTACCCAAAAGGTCTTTTTGTTTATCCCCTGTAATCGGTTTTGAAAAACGGGTATTATGGGTGGGAAGATATCCATTTACATCTAAGGTTGCGGCATATAACAAATCCGTGGTTTTTAAAAATTCATCCTGAAGAGATAAGAAAGCTCTATCTGTATACCGGTCATATTTTGTGTGAAATTTTGGCGGGTCAAACCCCGGTATTTCCTCATAATTGGTATCCATGACCTCACCGAGTGTCAGAACACCATTGTCAATTGCTTCTTCAAGAATCCTGCCAATCGCTTTTGCACCGATAATCGATGCCATTTTACCCTTGTCTACCAATTGCTTATCAAACAGATTGTTTTGCTGATAATACAAAAAAGCAGCCCCAATAACAGTTACGATAAAAAGGATGACATTTGTTAAGATCGAAATTTTTAAACCTAGTTTTCTTTGAATTAGACTGATCATTGGATATAACCTTTTAAGTTTTTGGGTATAAAAACACCATGGATTGAATTAATTTTTCTTATAACCGATACGAACAGCTCCCCAGTGACGATCCCTGGTGAAGACTGGGATGGAAAAGTCCACTAGTTCCTCTCCGGTATCCAGAGCATATTGCTGGACAAGGTAGGGTTCTTTATTTTTTGATGCGTTG
Above is a genomic segment from Bacteroidota bacterium containing:
- a CDS encoding HAMP domain-containing protein, which gives rise to MISLIQRKLGLKISILTNVILFIVTVIGAAFLYYQQNNLFDKQLVDKGKMASIIGAKAIGRILEEAIDNGVLTLGEVMDTNYEEIPGFDPPKFHTKYDRYTDRAFLSLQDEFLKTTDLLYAATLDVNGYLPTHNTRFSKPITGDKQKDLLGNRTKRIFKDEIGIRAQKNTQEGFLQEYPRDTGEMTWDISTPVYVKGKHWGCFRVGFALTAINQTKLRLL